One Planctomycetota bacterium DNA segment encodes these proteins:
- a CDS encoding DUF1573 domain-containing protein, with translation ICGAGIWMAAISVTAPAQAQLKWREHEVRLEAAPADVSATGKFQFTNAGTTPITISSVTTSCGCTTIKVNKDH, from the coding sequence GGATTTGCGGCGCCGGGATATGGATGGCGGCGATCAGTGTGACGGCGCCGGCACAGGCGCAGCTCAAATGGCGGGAGCATGAAGTGCGCCTCGAGGCCGCGCCGGCGGACGTGTCGGCGACGGGGAAGTTTCAGTTCACCAACGCCGGCACGACGCCGATCACGATTTCGTCCGTCACCACGTCCTGCGGCTGCACGACGATCAAGGT